Below is a genomic region from Pseudomonas svalbardensis.
GGAACGATCACCTAAGAGGCGACTCCCGGCACCAGAGGCAATTCCAGGCTGGCGATAAACCCGCCATCCGGATGATTGGCCAGCACCAGACTCCCGCCATGCCGTTCCGCCGCACGCCGCGCAATCGCCAATCCCAAACCATGCCCGGCCGCCGTCTGCCCCGGCGCCCGGTAGAACGGTTCACCCAACTGGCTCAAATGCGCAGCCTCTACGCCCGGTCCATGGTCACGCACACTGACCACAATCCGCTCACCCTGACGCACCGCCTGCATTTCAATCGATTGCCCCACCGGGTTGAACCGCTGAGCATTGCGCAGCAGGTTGTCGACGGCGCGCTCGATCATCGTTGGCCAGCCTTTGAGGTTCAGCTGCGGCTCGGCCTCAAGGCGCACGTTCTGTTCGGGCGAAGCCAATTGAGCATCCTTTTGCAGTGTGTTGAGCAGCGCATTGAGATCAACCTCTTCGGCGCTGGCGTTGTCGGCATCGACCCGCGCCAGTACCAGGATTTCGCTGATCAGCGCTTCCAGTCGGTCGCACTCCCGAGTGAGGCGCGGCCAGAGTTTTTCCCGTTCTTCAGGGTTGGCCCGCTCGGCCAGTGCCAGCGCAATGCGCAGCCGGGCAAGCGGTGAACGCAGCTCATGGGATACATCCCGCAGCAACTGCCGCTGACTGCCGATCAAACTTTGCAGACGCGCGCCCATGCGGTTGAAGTCGTTGGCCAGCACGCCGAACTCATCGCGGCGGTTGGCCAGTTTCACCAGGCTGTTCTGCTGGTAAGTGGTTTGCCCCAGATCATGCACCGCGCCGCGCAAGCGGTTGAGTGGGCGAGTAATGGACAACGTCACCAACAGACTGAACAAGGTCAGCACCACCAGCGCGATACCCAGCGCACTCAATGGCCAGAGCAGGCTTTCGCGATGCCATGAGTCCAGTTCCGGGTGCGGAATTCGATAGATCAGCAGGTAGGTGTCGCCGGTTTTTTCGCTGGTGTATTCCGCGGTCAGACGACGCCATGGCAGGCGGCGATCATCGTTGTTCTGCCGCGCTTCGAAGGCAGCCGCCCTGCGTGGGAAGGTGCCGCGCACTACCGGATCACCGCTCTCGTTGAGCACTTGAACGTCGATGTGATACTGGCGCTTGCGCTGTTCCAGAATGTCCTGGGCCGCGTCTTCACCCTGTGATTCGTAGGTTTGCGTCCACTGTTCGGCCAAGGTGTTGAGGCCGGGATGGCGACTGAGAATCCACGCGTCCTGGTTGAGCATGTGCCCCAGCAGAATGGAGAGCCCTGCAACCAGAGCGATGGCCAACCAGAAGCTGGCCAGAATACGCCAGAACAATGAGCGCACAGAAAATCCTCAAGCAAAGAAAGCCCAACGGCGATTAACCGTTGGGCTGTTGTATGACGCTAAAACATTATTGCGCCTTTTGCGGCTGTTGCGCTTTCCAGGCCTTGAACTCGGCCCATTCGGCGCGACGCTCAGCCTGTTTTTTCTGGATCTCGTCGAATTGCTTCTGTTGATCCGGTTTCAGCAAGGCACGCACGTCAGCTTCTGCTTTCTTGTGGTTGGCCGCCATTTCATCTTTCATGGCCTTCTGGTCGGCTGGCGAGAGTTTTTCCAGGTACTTGTCGACCACTTGCTTACGCTCATGCATCTGCTCGCCCATGATTTTGCGGATCTGCTCGCGCTGTTCGCGGCTCAGGTCCAGCTGGCTGTACGGGCCTTTGCCGTGCATGCCGTGCATCTGACCGCCATGGCGTGAGCCGTCCATCGGGCCACCCATCGGGCCGGCACCTTCAGGCATGGCCATGGCAACGGTCGGCAGGGCGGCAGCGAACATCAGAGCGATAAGAGTCTTGCGCATGGTGAATCTCCTTGTCTCGTTCCCGGTACGTTCCGGATGAGTACAGATTACGGAGATCAAGGTCAGCGGCGGTCAGCGGAGCGTAAAGCTTGGGTAAAGACGATTTCAGATTGGCCTGACAAATCCAACACTTTCGCCGATTTATCTAACGAAACATAACTTGTGTAGCAGCTGCCGAGCCCGCGAGGCTGCGTTCGGCTGCGCAGCCTCGCTGGGGCTCGACAGCTGCTACAAGAGGGCGCGTTGGGTTTCAGAGGCTGTAGTAATAACCACGGCTGCGCAGGGCCACGATGCGTGGGCGACCGTCGGGGTGCGGGCCGATCTTCTTGCGCAAGTTGCTGACGTGCATGTCCAGGCTGCGGTCGTACAGCGTCAGCTTGCGGCCGAGGGCGATTTGCGCCAGTTCCTGTTTGTCCAGCGGCTCGCCAGGTTGCTTGAGCAAGGCTTCGAGCAAACGGCTTTCGGAAACGGTGAGGGTGAATTCCTGTTCATCGATGCTGACCACGCCACGTACCGGGCTGAAACACAGGTCGCCCAGTTCGAGCTGACTGGAGACTGCTGTCGGATGACTGCGGCGCAACACGGCGCGCAAGCGGGCTGTCAGTTCCCGTGGATCGCACGGTTTGGCCAGGTAGTCGTCGGCGCCGAGCTCCAGGCCGAGGATGCGGTCCAGCGGCTCGCCGCGGGCCGAGAGCATCAGCACCGGCAAGTCCGGGTGATCGCTGCGCAATTGCTTGAGCAGTTCCAGGCCGCTGCCGTCGGGCAGCATCACGTCCAGTACCACGGCTGCCGGCGACGTTTCGGCCAGTGCGCGACGGGCGCTCTGACCATCGTGGCAGGCGCGGACCTGGAAGCCTTCCTGGCTCAACCAACTGCTCAGGAGCTCACACAGCTCCTGGTCATCATCAATTAATAACAGCTCGCTCATGACTCACTCAATTTAGCCATTGCCTACGTTTTCTGGTGGCACCACTGGCGAAGATACCGCAGAGCAGCGCCAATAGCGCTACTCCGGCACCGATGACGAACCACTGTTGCTGATCGGTCAACAGACGCGGCAGCGGGCTGCTGGCCTGGGCTTCCTTGAGTTGCAGCTTGAGGCGCTGATTCTCTTGGCGCAACCGGCTCAGCTGGGCGCTTTCGCGTTCGGCATCGGTATTTTGCAGTTGTTTGCTCAGTTCTTCTCGTTGCTGTTCGCTTACCTTCAAGCGCTGTTGCAACTCGGTGATCTGGCTGCCGGCGCTCAGCGACAGCGGCGTCGAGCTGCCGCCCTCGACGCTTTCTTCACCGTGGGCAGGGGCCACAATCGACAACGTCACCAACATCAGACACAACGGACCTTTGCGCATCGCCACTCCTGATTCCAATACGAGTATTGGGCAGGTTGTCGGCCGGTAAACGAGAATAATGAGCGTTGAGAGCGCGATGAACCGATAAGGTTCATCGCGCTGGAGGGATATTAAGGCAGGACTTGCTTGAACGGCTTGACCGAAACGTTGGCGTAGACGCCTGCCGCGATATACGGATCGGCGTCGGCCCAGGCCTGGGCGGCGCTCAGGGAATCGAATTCGGCGACGATCAGGCTGCCAGTGAAACCCGCAGCGCCCGGATCATTGCTGTCGACCGCCGGGTGTGGGCCGGCCAACACGATGCGACCTTCACCTTTGAGCACTTGCAGGCGCTCAAGGTGTGCAGGCCGTGCGGCCAGGCGGGCTTCCAGGGAGTTGGCGACGTCTGTGGCAATGATTGCGTAAAGCATGTCAGTCCTCGGTTTTTGGCGTTGTGGTATCGGCGTCGTGCAGGTGGCGGGACAAATAAATGCCCTGGGCGACCAGGAACAGCAGCGTCATGCCCAGGCTGCCGAAGACTTTGAAGTCGACCCAGTAGTCCTGAAAGGTGAACGCGACGAACAGGTTGGCGGCACCGCAAAACAGGAAAAACCCGATCCAGGCGATGTTCAGGCGGGTCCAGACCGGCTCCGGCAGGGTCAGCGCGTGGCCCATGATGCGTTTGATCAGCAGTTGCTCACCGACGAAGTGGCTGCCAATGAACGCCAGGGCGAACAGCCAGTTCACCACCGGGGCTTTCCATTTCAGGAAGGTTTCGCTGTGGAACGCCAGGGTCAGGCTGCCGAAGACAAGGCAGGCGATGAGGGTCAGCCACTGGCTCTTCTCGAGCTTGCGCTGCTTGATGAACAGCGTGCCGTAAACCACCAGGGAGCTGATGATCAGCATGGCGGTGGCACTGTAAATACCGCCTACAGTTACCTCGTGGCCGGCAATGTCGACGACCCGGGGATCGAGTTTGAAGACGATGAAGAACAGCAGAAGCGGGATGAAATCGATGAATTGTTTCACAGTGGCAGCCAGAAGCAGGATGTGGCGGCATAATAACAAACATATGGGCGCGCGATAGCGCCAGCTGATTTGAGGTAAAAAAGTCCTGTGAATGTTGATTTGCACTGCCATAGCACGGCCTCCGATGGCGCTCTCGCGCCTGCAGTACTGGTTGCGCGTGCGTTCGAGAAAGGCGTGCGAGTCCTGGCCTTAACCGATCATGACACCCTTGAAGGCCTCGAAGAGGCTCGCAGTGCGGCGACCGCGCTGGGGATGCAATTGGTCAATGGCGTCGAATTGTCCTGCACCTGGGGCGGCGCGACCATTCACGTTTTGGGCTACGGATTTGATGTCAATGCCGCGCCGTTGGTCGAGGCCATCGCAAAATTGCACGATGGCCGCTGGTTACGGTCCGAAGAAATTAGCCGCAAGTTGGCGCTTAAAGGCATGCCGGGCGCGCTCGAAGGGGCTCGGGCCATCCAGCAGGAACTGGGCGACAGCGGCAATGCGCCGGCCCGCCCGCATTTCGCCGACTGGATGGTGCGTGAAGGTTTCGTCAAGGATCGCGCCGAAGCGTTTCGCAAATGGTTGGGCGCCGGCAAGCTGGGGGACGTCAAGCAACACTGGCCGACCCTGGAAGACACGGTCGAAACCCTGCGCGCTGCCAAGGCCTGGGTCAGCCTGGCGCATCCGTGGCACTACGATTTCACTCGCAGCAAACGTCGCCGGCTGATTGCCGACTATATTCAAGCAGGGGGCCACGCGATCGAAGTGGTCAATGGCCATCAGCCCGCCGAGCAAGTGGGCAGCCTGGCGATTCTCGCCCGTGAATTCGGTCTGCTGGTCAGCGCCGGCAGTGATTTTCATGGCCCTGGAGGCTGGTCCGAGATCGGTGAATACCGCCCGCTTCCGGAGGATTTGCCACCACTGTGGTGTCGATTCAAACATGACCCAATTATTGCCGCCGTCTGAACAGGTAGAGAATGTGAGTCAATTTTTCCAGATTCATCCGGAAAACCCGCAAGCGCGCCTGATCAAACAGGCTGTCGAGATCATCCGCAGCGGCGGGGTGGTGATTTATCCCACAGACTCGTCCTACGCCATTGGTTGCCAGATCGGCGACAAGAATGCCGTGGAGCGCGTGCGCCGGTTGAGACAGCTGGACGAAAAACACAACTTCGCGCTGATTTGCAGCGACCTGTCGCAACTGGGGCTGTTTGCCAAGATCGATACCGGCACCTTCCGCCTGCTTAAAGCTCACCTGCCTGGGCCTTACACCTTCATTCTGAACGCCACCCGTGAAGTCCCGAGGCTGTTGTTGCACCCGAAAAAACGCACCATCGGCCTGCGCGTACCGAGCCATCCGATTGCCCTGGCGCTGCTGGAAGAACTCGGCGAACCGCTGATGAGCGTGACGCTGATCATGCCCGGCGACACCGACCCGATGACCGATCCTTATGAAATGCGCCAGTTGCTCGAGCATCAGGTCGACCTGATCATCGACGGCGGTTTCGGCGGGATCAAGGCGTCCACCGTGATCAACCTCGCCGACGGCGAGCCGGAAGTGATCCGCGTTGGTTGCGGCGACCCGACGCCGTTCATGGCCGAGGCGTAGATGTCTGCAGTAGAACCCGTTGTCGACAGTCAGGCCGGAGCCCAGCAAGAGCTGCCCTTCGCGATGGTCTATGGCCAGGCAGTCATGGAAATGCCGCTGGACCTGTACATTCCGCCGGACGCGCTTGAGGTTTTTCTTGAAGCCTTCGAAGGCCCCCTCGATTTGCTGCTGTACCTGATCCGCAAACAGAACATCAACATCCTCGACATCCCGGTGGCGGAAATCACCCGGCAGTACATGGGCTATGTCGAGTTGATGCAATCGGTGCGCCTGGAACTGGCCGCCGAGTACCTGGTCATGGCCGCGATGCTGGCCGAGATCAAATCGCGGATGCTGCTGCCGCGTGCCGAAACGATCGAGGCCGAAGAAGACGACCCCCGCGCTGAACTGATCCGCCGCTTGCAAGAGTACGAACGCTTCAAGGCTGCTGCTGAAGGCATCGATGGCCTGAGCCGTGTGGGTCGTGACGTGGTCGTCCCCAAGCTCGACGCCCCGGAAGCCCGGGCACGCAAGCTGTTGCCAGACGTGCGTCTTTCAGAGCTGCTGTTGTCCATGGCCGAGGTCCTGCGCCGTGGCGACATGTTCGAAAGTCACCAGGTCAGCCGCGAGGCGCTGTCCACCCGCGAACGCATGAGCGATGTGCTGGAACGCCTCAAGGGCGGCGGTTTCGTGCCCTTTGCCGAGCTGTTCACCGCTGAAGAAGGACGTCTGGGGGTGGTGGTAACCTTTATGGCGATTCTCGAACTGGTCAAGGAATCCTTGGTCGAGCTGGTGCAGAATGAGCCGTTCGCAGCGATCCACGTGCGGGCCCGAGCCGAATAACGAGTTGAATCATGAACCTGACTGAACCCCGCGAGCTGGCGCCACTGCTTGAAGCTTTTCTGTTGGCCTCGGGAAAACCGCAATCGCTTGAACGCCTGTTCGAACTCTTCGAAGAGGGCGAGCGGCCGGAGCCGCCAGTCTTCAAGAAAGCCCTGACGATTCTCGCCAAGTCCTGCGACGGCCGGGCCTTCGAACTGAAGGAAGTGGCCTCCGGGTATCGTCTGCAGATCCGCGAAAAGTTCTCGCCGTGGGTAGGACGTTTGTGGGAAGAGCGGCCGCAGCGCTATTCCCGCGCCATGCTCGAAACCATTGCGCTGATCGCCTATCGCCAGCCGATCACACGGGGCGAGATCGAAGACGTGCGGGGCGTGGCGGTCAACAGTCACATCGTCAAAACCTTGCTGGAGCGCGAGTGGATCCGTATCGTCGGTTACCGCGACGTGCCGGGTAAGCCGGCGATGTTTGCGACCACCAAGGCGTTTCTCGATCACTTCAACCTGAAAAACCTCGACGATTTGCCGCCGTTGGCCGAATTGCGCGAGCTTGAGCCTGATCCGGTGCTCGACTTTGACGACGCGCCGGTGCCTGCCGGACTGCAGGAGTTGGCCGACGCCAGCGCCGAGCCGGAAGAACCGAAGGAAGAAACCAGTTTCCATACGCTATTACTGGAGCTGGACACCATGGAGGAGGGGCTCAAGACCGATTTCGACGATTTGTTGCGCGATGGTGAGGTGACCGAGACCGAAGAGGTCGTGGATCAATCTGAACCTGACATCGAAGTTGAACTTCAGGTCGAGCCCGAAGCCACGGTCGAAGAAGAGCAAGAAGATGATGTGCTTGGCGTTGCCGAGGCTCGCGAAAAACTCCTGGCCGCTGTCGCCGCGCTCGAACAGTCGAAACCTGAGCCCGAGTTGCCCGACGAAGAAGCCGAAGCCAAAGCTTTGGCAGAAGCAATCGAGGCCGAGCGTCGTCAGTTCGAAGATTGACTCGGATCCTGTGGGAGCGAGCCTGCTCGCGATGAGGGAGTGTCAGTCAATATCATTGCTGCCTGATACACCGCTATCGCGAGCAGGCTCGCTCCCACATTGGATCTGTATTGAATTCGAAATTGGCGCCACCGGTCGGCGGAAAAACAAGTAAGTCTCCATTGATCAGCTAGTCTCTGATGCGCGAACGCTCCCATGAGCGTATGATTCGCGACCCTTCGGCGATCCCTTCGCCCAAGTACCAGCTTTCAACTCTTCAGGACCCTCACTTCAGAGCTGCCTGAACAGACCACACCGGGAGGTGCCCAGATGAGTATCAAAGACCAGAAAGACGACCAGGAAATCGGCCCAGCAGGCGAGAAACTGCAGAAAGTCCTCGCCCGTATCGGCGTCGGCTCGCGCCGTGACGTAGAAGCCTGGATCAGCCACGGCCGCATCAAGGTCAATGGCAAAGACGCCACCCTCGGGCAGCGCGTCGACATGCACGACGCCATCACCATTGATGGCAAGGTGATCAAGCGCGAAGAAGCCGCCGAGTCGGTACGCCGCGTGATCATGTACAACAAGCCGGACGGCGAAATCTGCACCCGCCTTGATCCGGAAGGCCGTCCGACCGTTTTCGACAAGATGCCGCGCCCGAAAGAAGGTCGCTGGATCAACATCGGTCGTCTGGACATCAACACCACCGGCCTGCTGATGTTCACCACCGACGGTGAGCTGGCCAACCGCCTGATGCACCCTTCCTACGAAATGGACCGTGAATACGCGGTACGTGTGCGTGGCGAAGTCGATGACGAGATGATCGAGCGTTTGAAAGCAGGCGTCGTCCTCGAAGACGGCCCGGCCAAGTTCACCGACATCAAGCAGGCGCCAGGCGGCGAAGGTTTCAACCACTGGTACCACTGCGTGGTGATGGAAGGTCGCAACCGCGAAGTTCGTCGTCTGTGGGAATCCCAGGGCCTGGTGGTCAGCCGTCTGAAGCGTGTGCGTTTCGGTCCGGTGTTTCTCAACTCCGACCTGCCGATGGGCCGCTGGCGCGAAATGAGCCAGTACGAAGTCGACATTCTGAGTGCTGAAGTTGGCCTGACGCCTGTGGCCATGCCGCAGATGAACGCCAAGAGCAAAGACAAGCTCGACCGCATGCAGCGTAAATCGTCGCGTCCAATGGGCAAGACCGAGCGCGTGCGTTCGTTGCGTCCAGCCATCGGTAACCAGACCGCTGCTACACCGCGTGACTCCCGTGAACCGCAAATCGAAGGCGAGCGCCCCGCCCGCAAGCCAGCAGCACCTCGTGCTGACGGCGAGCGCGGTCCACGCACGCCACGTCCGGCCAATGGTCGCGCCGAGCGCGGCGAAGGCCGTGGTGCACCAAGCGGTGGTCGTAGCGATCGCGGTGCTCCAGCCGGTCGTGGCGAGTCTCGTGGTGAGTCGGGTCGCGGTACCCCGGTGGCAGACCGTCCTTCCGACACCAAGCGTCCGGCCAAGGCACCGGCGAAGAAGCGTCCAGGCATCGTTCTGGTCGACAAGGACGCACCATCGGGCAAACGCCGTGGTGCGCCAGCCGGTTCGGGCCAACGTCCAGGCTTCGGTCGTCGCAAACCTGAGTAATCGGTAAGCGCCACATGAAAAACGCCAACCCTCGGGTTGGCGTTTTTTTTGGTCTGGCAAAATTGGTTGATCGTTCCCACGCTCTGGTCTGCACCCCAAAAGTTGGACACAACTGATGGGGTGCAGACCAGAGCGTGGGAACGATCAGTCAGAACACAAACCGCCCATCAAACACCGGCTCATCATCCAGCGCCAACACGCCGCTGGAGAAGATCAGGTCCAGATGATGGCTACCCTTCGCGCCCCCCCCCAATCCCAGATGCAACCCGCAATGGCGCTCCTCAAACCCTGCATTGCGCGCATACAACGCCTTAACGCCTTCATTGGTGCCAATCCCCAACTCCTCAATCCGCCGATTGGATGGATTGGCCTCCAGGTACTTGTTGAAGTCATGTTCCAGCCCCGGCACATCGGTGGCGATTTTGCTGATGGTCGAGTTCTCGATCCACAACTCTAGCGGCGACTCGAGCACCCCGTATTTGCGGGCAAATGGAATGGTGCTGAGAAAAGTCCCCATGAACTTGACCCGGCCGTTAATGGCCTCGCTGTGGGTGGCAATTTCACCGGGCGCCAGATCGAAGTTGCCGACACCGTTGATGTCGGTCCACTTCTTGATACTGCTCAACGGTGTTTCGAACCACGAGCCGTGATCATCTTTGAAACTTAACGTGGTGGCATGGGACATGCGCTGGATCAAATGGCTGTTCAACCCGGCAATGCGCTGCGGGGTGACGCTGAACGTGTCGTAGAAGTAATCGCCGTAATCCTTGAACAGCAGCGACTTCTTCCAGTTATCGGCCATGACGCCTTGCAGCGCGCGGACAAATTCCGGGCCGTCGGGGCGTGGGTTGGGCAGGGTGGAAGAGTCGTAGAAGAAAATGTACAGATCGCTGTCGGTAATCGCCTGGGCCAGCAATTCCGTAGGTTCCAGGTCCAGTCGCATCGCGCTGAAGCTGAACCGTGGGCTGTTGCCGACCTGTTCGGCGATGGCGCCCGTCAGTGCCTGGTAATCAGCCGTGTGGCCGAGCAAGACCTTCGCCGGGTTGATGCCGGCAAGGGCAGGGTGATGTTCGAGGTAGTAAAGGAAATGCGAAATGGCGCGTTGCTTATCCATGTAGTCCTCCCTGACAAACCGAGAAAAAGTGGCAGGCACAACCGGCCGGATCGTGCCTGCCGGGATGTCTTACAGAGGCCACATCGCCGTGCCGAACGGAACAACCGCATCGGCTTGCATCATTTCAACGGCGGCGTCATGGGTCGGTGCTTCAAACCAATCGTCCAGTTGCAGTTCAGTTTCCAAGTCTTTTTCAAGTGCTTGCATTGTGAATCTCCTAGATGACTTTTTCGGTAAGTGCTGCGGCGCGTTTTCAGTCATTGAATAACCCGCCAACTTGCTGATTGATGCGTCTCGGCAAGTCGCTGAAAACCTAGTTCAGAGGTTTTTAAATTGCAACAAAATAATCAAATAAGATTTGTTTGAACTTTTTATTCTGTTTTTAGTTAAGCAATTTGTTAATAAAAAACAAAAAACTAACTCGACCTTTCCCTAAGGAAACGTCCTACCGTCAATTTGCAGTCAGCCTACAGTCAGATCTGATTCGGAAAATTTACGTTACGGCATGTAAAGAAATACTGACGAAATCAAGCCTCAAAGCCCTTGGTTTGACGCTTGCGGAAGGGATGTAAGGAAAACCTTCCGCCTAATAGCCAATCAACCCTTCCGCAAGGCTCTGGCCCGCTTGTTTCAGGCGCGGTTGAAGGGTGAGATGCGCCCCATGCCTGTCGTGCAGGTGCATAACAAGAAGGAGGCGCAATGTACGCCGTGATTCATCTCCATTTCTCCCCGTGGGGCGGTTTTTCCGCCGTTCCCGTCGATGACCCGCAAAGGTCTGACTCTATTTTTGCAGCCGCCCGAGACCCTCGAGGCGGACACAGGCAATCCCGGCAAATGACACGCTGATCCAGCGGTGTCTGGCAGCAGGGGGTTACAGGTGTACAATGCGCCGCGTTTTAACTGTGACCTCCTGCGCATCTGCGCAAACCTCAAGGCTATCCGCCTTGTTCACTCCGCCTCGCCACAAGCGTGTCGGGTTCGATTTCGTCACAGATAAAAACAAACAGGTGACGCATGACCGTTGTAAAAACGCTGAACTCCTTTTGCCTTCGCTGGGGTTTGATCGGCGCTGCTTGAAATCGCAACCGAGCAGCAACGTCTAACGAACATCATCAAACCTTGCGTGAGACCCTTTTCATGAGTGGACAAAACTCGCATTCAGGCGAGCTGAAACGCGGCCTGAAAAATCGCCACATTCAACTGATCGCCCTCGGTGGCGCGATCGGTACCGGGCTGTTCCTCGGCTCGGCCGGTGTACTGAAATCCGCCGGCCCGTCGATGATCCTCGGCTACGCCATCTGCGGCTTCATTGCTTTCATGATCATGCGCCAGCTAGGCGAAATGATCGTCGAAGAGCCAGTCGCCG
It encodes:
- a CDS encoding sensor histidine kinase, translating into MRSLFWRILASFWLAIALVAGLSILLGHMLNQDAWILSRHPGLNTLAEQWTQTYESQGEDAAQDILEQRKRQYHIDVQVLNESGDPVVRGTFPRRAAAFEARQNNDDRRLPWRRLTAEYTSEKTGDTYLLIYRIPHPELDSWHRESLLWPLSALGIALVVLTLFSLLVTLSITRPLNRLRGAVHDLGQTTYQQNSLVKLANRRDEFGVLANDFNRMGARLQSLIGSQRQLLRDVSHELRSPLARLRIALALAERANPEEREKLWPRLTRECDRLEALISEILVLARVDADNASAEEVDLNALLNTLQKDAQLASPEQNVRLEAEPQLNLKGWPTMIERAVDNLLRNAQRFNPVGQSIEMQAVRQGERIVVSVRDHGPGVEAAHLSQLGEPFYRAPGQTAAGHGLGLAIARRAAERHGGSLVLANHPDGGFIASLELPLVPGVAS
- a CDS encoding LTXXQ domain-containing protein encodes the protein MRKTLIALMFAAALPTVAMAMPEGAGPMGGPMDGSRHGGQMHGMHGKGPYSQLDLSREQREQIRKIMGEQMHERKQVVDKYLEKLSPADQKAMKDEMAANHKKAEADVRALLKPDQQKQFDEIQKKQAERRAEWAEFKAWKAQQPQKAQ
- a CDS encoding response regulator transcription factor, which codes for MSELLLIDDDQELCELLSSWLSQEGFQVRACHDGQSARRALAETSPAAVVLDVMLPDGSGLELLKQLRSDHPDLPVLMLSARGEPLDRILGLELGADDYLAKPCDPRELTARLRAVLRRSHPTAVSSQLELGDLCFSPVRGVVSIDEQEFTLTVSESRLLEALLKQPGEPLDKQELAQIALGRKLTLYDRSLDMHVSNLRKKIGPHPDGRPRIVALRSRGYYYSL
- a CDS encoding translation initiation factor 2; the encoded protein is MRKGPLCLMLVTLSIVAPAHGEESVEGGSSTPLSLSAGSQITELQQRLKVSEQQREELSKQLQNTDAERESAQLSRLRQENQRLKLQLKEAQASSPLPRLLTDQQQWFVIGAGVALLALLCGIFASGATRKRRQWLN
- a CDS encoding YciI family protein; this encodes MLYAIIATDVANSLEARLAARPAHLERLQVLKGEGRIVLAGPHPAVDSNDPGAAGFTGSLIVAEFDSLSAAQAWADADPYIAAGVYANVSVKPFKQVLP
- a CDS encoding septation protein A, with protein sequence MKQFIDFIPLLLFFIVFKLDPRVVDIAGHEVTVGGIYSATAMLIISSLVVYGTLFIKQRKLEKSQWLTLIACLVFGSLTLAFHSETFLKWKAPVVNWLFALAFIGSHFVGEQLLIKRIMGHALTLPEPVWTRLNIAWIGFFLFCGAANLFVAFTFQDYWVDFKVFGSLGMTLLFLVAQGIYLSRHLHDADTTTPKTED
- a CDS encoding PHP domain-containing protein, with the translated sequence MNVDLHCHSTASDGALAPAVLVARAFEKGVRVLALTDHDTLEGLEEARSAATALGMQLVNGVELSCTWGGATIHVLGYGFDVNAAPLVEAIAKLHDGRWLRSEEISRKLALKGMPGALEGARAIQQELGDSGNAPARPHFADWMVREGFVKDRAEAFRKWLGAGKLGDVKQHWPTLEDTVETLRAAKAWVSLAHPWHYDFTRSKRRRLIADYIQAGGHAIEVVNGHQPAEQVGSLAILAREFGLLVSAGSDFHGPGGWSEIGEYRPLPEDLPPLWCRFKHDPIIAAV
- a CDS encoding L-threonylcarbamoyladenylate synthase — its product is MSQFFQIHPENPQARLIKQAVEIIRSGGVVIYPTDSSYAIGCQIGDKNAVERVRRLRQLDEKHNFALICSDLSQLGLFAKIDTGTFRLLKAHLPGPYTFILNATREVPRLLLHPKKRTIGLRVPSHPIALALLEELGEPLMSVTLIMPGDTDPMTDPYEMRQLLEHQVDLIIDGGFGGIKASTVINLADGEPEVIRVGCGDPTPFMAEA
- a CDS encoding segregation and condensation protein A, which codes for MSAVEPVVDSQAGAQQELPFAMVYGQAVMEMPLDLYIPPDALEVFLEAFEGPLDLLLYLIRKQNINILDIPVAEITRQYMGYVELMQSVRLELAAEYLVMAAMLAEIKSRMLLPRAETIEAEEDDPRAELIRRLQEYERFKAAAEGIDGLSRVGRDVVVPKLDAPEARARKLLPDVRLSELLLSMAEVLRRGDMFESHQVSREALSTRERMSDVLERLKGGGFVPFAELFTAEEGRLGVVVTFMAILELVKESLVELVQNEPFAAIHVRARAE
- the scpB gene encoding SMC-Scp complex subunit ScpB, which gives rise to MNLTEPRELAPLLEAFLLASGKPQSLERLFELFEEGERPEPPVFKKALTILAKSCDGRAFELKEVASGYRLQIREKFSPWVGRLWEERPQRYSRAMLETIALIAYRQPITRGEIEDVRGVAVNSHIVKTLLEREWIRIVGYRDVPGKPAMFATTKAFLDHFNLKNLDDLPPLAELRELEPDPVLDFDDAPVPAGLQELADASAEPEEPKEETSFHTLLLELDTMEEGLKTDFDDLLRDGEVTETEEVVDQSEPDIEVELQVEPEATVEEEQEDDVLGVAEAREKLLAAVAALEQSKPEPELPDEEAEAKALAEAIEAERRQFED
- the rluB gene encoding 23S rRNA pseudouridine(2605) synthase RluB, which codes for MSIKDQKDDQEIGPAGEKLQKVLARIGVGSRRDVEAWISHGRIKVNGKDATLGQRVDMHDAITIDGKVIKREEAAESVRRVIMYNKPDGEICTRLDPEGRPTVFDKMPRPKEGRWINIGRLDINTTGLLMFTTDGELANRLMHPSYEMDREYAVRVRGEVDDEMIERLKAGVVLEDGPAKFTDIKQAPGGEGFNHWYHCVVMEGRNREVRRLWESQGLVVSRLKRVRFGPVFLNSDLPMGRWREMSQYEVDILSAEVGLTPVAMPQMNAKSKDKLDRMQRKSSRPMGKTERVRSLRPAIGNQTAATPRDSREPQIEGERPARKPAAPRADGERGPRTPRPANGRAERGEGRGAPSGGRSDRGAPAGRGESRGESGRGTPVADRPSDTKRPAKAPAKKRPGIVLVDKDAPSGKRRGAPAGSGQRPGFGRRKPE
- a CDS encoding leucyl aminopeptidase — encoded protein: MDKQRAISHFLYYLEHHPALAGINPAKVLLGHTADYQALTGAIAEQVGNSPRFSFSAMRLDLEPTELLAQAITDSDLYIFFYDSSTLPNPRPDGPEFVRALQGVMADNWKKSLLFKDYGDYFYDTFSVTPQRIAGLNSHLIQRMSHATTLSFKDDHGSWFETPLSSIKKWTDINGVGNFDLAPGEIATHSEAINGRVKFMGTFLSTIPFARKYGVLESPLELWIENSTISKIATDVPGLEHDFNKYLEANPSNRRIEELGIGTNEGVKALYARNAGFEERHCGLHLGLGGGAKGSHHLDLIFSSGVLALDDEPVFDGRFVF